In a genomic window of Roseiflexus castenholzii DSM 13941:
- the kaiB gene encoding circadian clock protein KaiB produces MTSKFVLKLYVTGQTPRTERAIQNLRRICEQNLGSQYQLFVIDVLEQPHLAEQERILATPTLIKELPPPVRRIIGDLSDTLKVLQGLDLPVHPMGTGGTQE; encoded by the coding sequence ATGACGAGCAAGTTCGTTCTCAAGCTCTATGTCACCGGACAGACGCCGCGCACGGAGCGGGCGATCCAGAACCTGCGACGCATCTGTGAGCAGAACCTGGGCAGTCAGTATCAGTTGTTCGTGATCGATGTGCTGGAGCAGCCGCACCTGGCGGAACAGGAACGGATTCTGGCGACGCCGACGCTGATCAAGGAATTGCCGCCGCCGGTTCGACGCATCATTGGTGATCTGTCGGATACGCTCAAAGTGTTGCAAGGGTTGGACCTGCCGGTCCATCCCATGGGCACAGGAGGAACGCAGGAGTGA